Proteins encoded by one window of Dreissena polymorpha isolate Duluth1 chromosome 11, UMN_Dpol_1.0, whole genome shotgun sequence:
- the LOC127849928 gene encoding FMRFamide peptide receptor frpr-18-like: MRSSTNVYLLSLAVCDSLYLLFCLTLSFLHCSNKRLSRNTLAYIPIARVLSDIFGNTAVWLTVWFTIERFVAVKLPMKGKAWCTVRKAKLAIVAIFITCAINTSPEFFETTIVSMTASGSNESEYFKCTNTEFAESHSYQFGYYWWFVTIFTFTPLVLLSVINSLLIKTVWEANKRRQMLLQSRVMGETQKYNREQQLVTMMLIVVVLIFIICQTPQAVLLIYRSNAQTDGQSVSMDFIRIAGNICNFLVQVNASVNFILYSYFSSKFRRTLKTLVCRCSDSRMKTIHTRSFAESFRGQNSTMSRSTFRLTVTARSSIKPRKCEYNSVRVHF; this comes from the coding sequence ATGCGATCGTCAACAAATGTTTATCTCTTGTCTTTAGCCGTCTGCGATTCTTTATACCTACTTTTTTGCCTTACTTTATCGTTTTTACACTGCTCAAACAAACGCCTTTCACGGAACACTTTAGCGTACATTCCTATCGCCAGAGTTCTTTCGGACATTTTTGGAAATACTGCAGTATGGTTGACCGTATGGTTTACAATTGAGAGGTTCGTTGCAGTAAAACTGCCAATGAAAGGCAAGGCATGGTGTACCGTGCGCAAAGCAAAATTAGCCATTGTCGCCATATTTATTACATGTGCGATCAACACATCTCCGGAATTCTTTGAGACGACAATAGTTTCAATGACAGCATCGGGATcaaatgaaagtgaatatttTAAATGCACAAATACCGAGTTTGCTGAATCGCATAGCTATCAATTTGGATATTATTGGTGGTTTGTAACCATATTTACTTTTACTCCATTAGTTCTGCTTTCAGTCATTAACAGTCTTCTGATCAAAACCGTATGGGAGGCGAACAAAAGGCGCCAAATGTTGTTACAATCAAGAGTTATGGGCGAGACGCAGAAatataacagagaacaacaactGGTGACTATGATGTTGATTGTAGTTGTACTCATTTTCATTATATGTCAAACACCACAGGCAGTGCTTTTGATTTATAGATCGAACGCCCAAACCGATGGTCAATCCGTTAGCATGGATTTTATCCGAATTGCTGGTAACATTTGTAATTTCTTGGTGCAAGTAAACGCTTCAGTGAACTTTATACTGTACTCATACTTTAGTTCCAAATTTAGAAGGACTCTCAAGACGCTGGTCTGCAGATGCTCCGATTCAAGAATGAAAACTATACATACAAGGTCGTTTGCAGAAAGCTTTCGGGGACAAAACTCCACCATGTCACGATCTACCTTTAGATTAACAGTGACTGCAAGGTCTTCTATCAAACCCAGAAAATGTGAATATAATAGCGTAAGggtacatttttaa